A genomic stretch from Chrysiogenes arsenatis DSM 11915 includes:
- a CDS encoding HNH endonuclease gives MASLIKVSDISWRQPFVDRRREFHLWGVQPDVKKHCRFEDGTKRLLRIAFDSNLGLDIDVLDYFQITSRRKVSFPKALQEVVKLVVIDNPDSYFTVTVMDAQAIPKEAASPSTEGVASIKTRVGQQQFRKSLLNYWGGCALSGLDFPDILRASHIKPWCLSDDRERIDFFNGLLLSPTFDALFDKGFISFDNEGDILIGDSVRGMAGELGLSDGMRLRKIEEAHRKYLREHRNIFGFSSQEVACGESNG, from the coding sequence TTGGCAAGTCTTATCAAAGTATCCGATATCTCTTGGCGGCAGCCTTTTGTTGACCGGAGGAGAGAATTTCACCTGTGGGGTGTCCAGCCTGATGTCAAAAAACATTGTCGTTTCGAGGACGGCACCAAAAGGCTCCTTCGGATAGCGTTTGATAGTAATCTGGGCCTAGACATAGATGTGCTGGACTATTTCCAGATCACGAGCAGAAGAAAAGTTAGTTTCCCTAAAGCGCTGCAAGAGGTTGTCAAACTGGTTGTTATTGATAATCCTGATTCGTACTTCACTGTTACCGTGATGGATGCTCAGGCAATTCCTAAGGAGGCTGCCTCGCCGAGTACTGAGGGTGTGGCCAGCATAAAAACAAGGGTGGGTCAGCAACAGTTCCGGAAAAGCCTTTTAAACTACTGGGGTGGCTGTGCGCTTAGCGGTTTGGATTTCCCGGATATATTGAGGGCATCTCACATAAAGCCTTGGTGCCTGTCCGACGACCGCGAGCGTATTGATTTTTTTAACGGACTTCTTCTGTCGCCTACTTTTGACGCCCTCTTTGATAAAGGTTTTATCTCCTTCGATAATGAAGGAGATATTCTGATCGGGGATTCGGTGCGAGGTATGGCAGGGGAGCTTGGTCTTAGTGATGGGATGCGCCTCCGTAAAATTGAAGAAGCGCATAGGAAGTATCTGCGCGAGCACAGGAATATTTTTGGGTTTTCCTCGCAGGAGGTTGCTTGCGGGGAGTCTAACGGATAA